In Vibrio japonicus, one DNA window encodes the following:
- a CDS encoding Nif3-like dinuclear metal center hexameric protein, translating to MNNLQLEKILNELLSPQLIKDYAPNGLQVEGKSEIKRIVTGVTASQALINKAVELNADALLVHHGYFWKGEPEPIRGMKGNRIRTLIKNDINLFGYHLPLDIHPELGNNAELARLLEIDVEGGLEGHPQSVAMFGRLKEPLSGEEFAKKINQVLNREPLHIAPEANDKMIETVGWCTGGGQDFIELAVANGLDAFLSGEISERTTYTAREMDIHYFAAGHHATERYGVKALGEWLAKEHGLDVEFIDIDNPV from the coding sequence CTGGAAAAAATATTAAACGAGCTTTTATCTCCTCAACTTATTAAAGATTACGCACCGAATGGTCTGCAAGTTGAAGGAAAATCAGAAATTAAGCGCATCGTAACGGGTGTTACAGCCTCTCAAGCATTGATTAATAAAGCAGTAGAGCTCAATGCAGACGCACTGCTTGTTCACCATGGTTACTTCTGGAAAGGAGAGCCAGAGCCGATTCGAGGCATGAAAGGCAACCGCATTCGCACGCTAATAAAAAATGATATCAACTTGTTCGGCTATCACCTGCCGTTAGATATTCATCCTGAGTTGGGCAATAACGCAGAATTGGCTCGCTTACTTGAGATAGACGTAGAGGGTGGATTAGAAGGTCATCCACAATCAGTCGCGATGTTTGGTCGTTTAAAAGAGCCGCTAAGTGGTGAAGAGTTTGCTAAAAAAATCAACCAAGTGCTGAATCGAGAGCCGCTACACATTGCTCCAGAAGCTAATGACAAGATGATTGAAACGGTTGGATGGTGTACAGGTGGTGGACAAGATTTTATCGAATTAGCCGTGGCAAACGGTTTGGATGCATTTCTTTCGGGTGAGATCTCAGAAAGAACGACTTACACTGCTCGCGAAATGGATATTCATTACTTCGCAGCCGGGCACCATGCAACAGAAAGATACGGTGTTAAAGCGTTGGGTGAGTGGCTGGCGAAAGAGCACGGTTTGGACGTCGAGTTTATCGATATTGATAATCCAGTTTAA